TGACGTTGGGCGTGTGGGTGCCGTAGTAGCCCTGGCCGATGAAGCTCCTGAACACCTGGTTCTTGCCTGCCACGGCGCGGATCCGGGCCAGCGCTTCCACCTCGGTCATCGACGGCGGCAGCGCCAGCGGGGCCGGCGACTTGATCTTGCCCGGCACGATGGCGTCGGTCATCGCGTCCAGCGAGTCGTGGCCGATGGCGTGCAGCATGTCGGTGATCTCGGCATCGTTGGGGCCGATGTGGCGCGCGACGAAGGCGTCGTGCTGCTCGAGTTCGCGCAGCGAGGGGGAAGCGTTGTTCTGGCTCATGGCATGGGGCGTCCGAAGGCGCGTGCAGGCCGCACGCGGGGCGCCCCTCTGTCCTTTTGCCTGAGAGTTTGGAAGCCGCAGGCTGCAGGCCTGGGATTCGTGCCCCTTCGGCGCCGGATTCAACCGGTCTCTCCAGAGTGCTTAGCGCAGGATGGTATGGGGCCTGAGCGATTACGGGCGTTGCGCCTTCGGCAGCGGCGCGTTCCCTGCGGAACGGCTGCTTCTCCCACCATGCGTTTTACGCCGGCGATTATACAGTGGGCGAGGCCTGGAAAGCGTCTTGGCCGACGGCGCGCGTTATCCTGCGGACTGACTCCCGGACAGGGGTTTCTCCGTGATGCGGATCGGTGAAATCGACCACGTGGTTCTGCGCGCCATCGATATCCGCGCGATGCAGCGTTTCTACTGTGAGGTGCTGGGTTGTCGCGAGGAGCGCAGGCAGGACGGGATCGGCCTGGTGCAGCTGCGCGCCGGCGCCTCGCTGATCGACCTGGTCGACGTCGGCGGCAAACTGGGCCGCTACGGCGGCGCGGCGCCGGGTCGCGAAGGCCACAACATGGACCATCTGTGCCTGCGGGTGGAGGACTACGATGAGGCGGCGATCCTCGCGCACCTCAGGGCGCATGGCGTGCGCATCGGCGAGACCGGCTCGCGCTACGGCGCGCGCGGCGAGGGGCCGTCGATCTACTGTTACGACCCACAGGGCAACATGGTCGAACTGAAGGGGCCGGCTCAGTTCGCCTGACCGCTCGGGCCGTCCAGCGCCGCGGCCAGGCCATGACAGTCGGCGAAGTGCCAGTCGGCCAGTTCGGGCCAGCGGTTGTCGGGCAGGTTCACCAGTATGGCCCGCGCACCGACGGCACGGGCGCAGGCCAGGTCGTAGGCGTAGTCGCCGACCATGGTCAGACTGCCGGGTTCGATGGCCCAGCCCGCGGCCAGCCGCTGCAGGCCGGCCGAGTCGGGTTTGGGCGAGGCGTCCTCGCGGCCCAGCACGTCGGCGGGGCGGAAGCAGTCGGCCAGGCCGATCGCCTGCAGCGAAATCAATGCCAGTTCGCGCAGGTTGCGGGTAAGGATGCCCAGCCGGCAGCCGCGTGCCGCGAGCGCGCGGACCAGATTCACCGCACCCGCGGCAGGGCGTGACGCATGCGCCAGTTCGCGCTCGTGTTCCAGCAGCCAGGCGCGCTTGGCCTCGGCTTCGTGAGCGGGCAGGGCGGCGATGTGGGCGAGGATGTCCTCGTCGTCGCGAATCGCCAGTGCGCGCCGGATCGCGGCAAAGTCGTGCACGGCGACGGTCAGCGTGCCGTCCAGGTCGAACACCCAGTGGCGTGCGCTGGCGAGCGTGTGCGGCGAAGTCGGCATCGACGGATTCTCCACCGGCGCGAACATGAATCCCGAAAACGACAAAGCCCGCATCGCTGCAGGCTTCATCTACAATTGGTGCCCAGGAGAGGACTCGAACCTCCACGGTTTTACCCGCTAGTACCTGAAACTAGTGCGTCTACCAATTCCGCCACCTGGGCAGGTGGTTCACGTCGCGACCGGTGGTCTGCGTGAGCCGCGTAGAGTAGGGACCTCCTGCTACCTTGTCAACACCAATTTCGAAAACATTTCATTCGGCCTTGCGCGACACTTGGCGCAAGGCTCTCCACAAGGCAATTCAGTGACCAGAAAAACCAGACAGGACAGCGGTGTGGCGCGGACAGGCAAGACGCCCGCCGGCAAGCCATCGAAACGGAACGCGCGCAAGGCGGACAAGAACAACCTGCGCGACCCGCACGCCGAGCGCGAAGCCCAACGCTACGAGCGGCCGATTCCCAGCCGCGAGGCGATCCTGGGTCTGCTGGAAGCACGCGGCGAACTGCTGACCGAGGCGCGTATCGCCGAGGCGCTGGAACTGCACGATGCCTACGAGGTGGGCGCGCTGCACAAGCGACTGGGTGCGATGGTGCGCGACGGCCAGTTGCTGCTCGGCCGGCGCGGCGGCTATGCCCCGGCGCAGAAGCTGGACCTGATTCCGGGTGTGGTGCTGGCCAATGCCGAGGGTTACGGCTTCCTGCGTCCGGACGAAGGCGGCGATGACCTGTACCTGTCGCCGCAACAGATGCGCACCGTGCTGCATGGCGACCGCGTGCTGGCCAGCGTGGTCGGCCTGGACCGGCGCGGCCGTCGTCAGGGAGCGATCGTCGAGGTGCTGGAACGACGCTCGCCGCGCCTGGTCGGACGGGTGGTGACCGAGAACGGCGTGACCCTGGTGGCACCCGACGACCGGCGCATGCACCTGGATGTGATGATTCCGCCGGGGCAGACCCAGGACGCGCGAGCCGGGCAGATCGTGGTGGCTGAAATCACCGATCCGCCCACGTTCCATCGCGGTCCGTTGGGCCGCATCGTGTCGGTGCTGGGTGAGCGCCTGCAGCCATCGCTGCTGGTGGAAATGGCGATCGCCAGCTACGACCTGCCGCACGAGTGGCCGAAGGCCGTGCTCGACGAAGCCGCGCAGGTGGAGCCGCAGGTGACGGCGGCCGAATGCGAAGGCCGCATCGACCTGCGCAAGCTGCCGCTGGTGACCATCGATGGCGCCGACGCGCGCGACTTCGACGACGCGGTGTACGCCGAGCCGAAGCGTGGCGGCGGTTGGCGCCTGGTGGTGGCGATCGCCGACGTTTCCCATTACGTGCGCGTCGACAGCGCGCTGGACCGCGAAGCCTACGAGCGCAGCACGTCCACCTATTTCCCCGGCTTCGTGGTGCCGATGCTGCCGGAGACCTTGTCCAACGGCATCTGCTCGCTCAACCCGAAGGTGGATCGCCTGTGCATGGTCTGCGACATGCAGGTGGGCAGCGACGGCGATGTGGTCAAGTCGAAGTTCTATGCGGCCGTGATGCGCTCGCATGCACGGCTTACCTACGACAAGGTGTGGCAGGTCATCGGCCTGGACGATGCGGACGCACGGCACGAGGTGGCCGACGTGTTGCCGCAGCTGGAGAACCTGCACGCGTTGTACAAGGCGATGGCGGCGCAGCGTCGCCGGCGCGGCGCGATCGATTTCGAGACGCCGGAGGTGAAGTTCCGCCTAGACCAGCGTGGCGAGGTGGAATCGGCCGGTGCCACCGTGCGCAACGATGCGCACAAGCTGATCGAGGAATGCATGATCGCCGCCAACGTGCAGGCGGCACTGTTCCTGGAAAAGAAGAAGATTCCCGCGCTGTTCCGCGCGCACGAGCCGCCGCCGGCCGAAAAGTACGAAGACGTGCAGCAGTTCCTGCGCGAGTTCAAGCTGCGCCTGCCGCCGCTGGAAGACGTGACGCCCGGTGACTTCGCCGACGTGCTGAGGCTGGTGAAGGATCGTCCCGAACGCGAGCTGATCCAGAGCGTGCTGCTGCGCGCGCAGAGCATGGCGGCGTACCAGCCGGACAATCGCGGCCACTTCGGGCTGGCGCTGACCGCCTACGCACACTTCACCTCGCCGATCCGCCGCTATCCGGACCTGCTGGTGCACCGGGCCATCCGCTACGCGATCGGGCGTGGCAAGCCGGCCGGTTACACCTACAGCCCCACGCAGATGGCGGCCATGGCGGTGCACTGCTCACAGCGCGAGCGTCGCGCCGAGGAAGCCGAGCGCGACGTCGATGAGCGCTTCAAGTGCGCCTGGATGGCCAAGCACGTGGGCGAGAGCTTCGACGGCACGGTCACCGGCGTCACTTCGTTCGGGTTGTTCGTTGAGCTGGACGAGTCGAAGGTGTCCGGCCTGGTCCACATCAGCCAGCTCAGCAACGACTACTACCACTTCGATCCGCAGCGTCACCTGTTGAAGGGCGAGCGGACGGGCAAGCAGTACCGGCTTGGCGACCACGTGCGCGTGCAGGTGCTGCGCGCCAGCCTGGAGGATCGCAAGATCGACTTCCGCTTGGTGGCTCCGCGTGCGAGTGCGCCGGCCGCAAGCGATGGGCGCAAGGCGTTCGACTACGCCGCCGCGGGCGAACGTTATTCGCTGCCCAAGCGTGCGGGTAGCCGGGCGGCGGACGATCGGGCATCGCCGCACGGGCGTCGTACAGGCGATAATCCGTCGCCGGATGCGCGTGCATTCCGCGGCGGCAAGTCGGCGTCACCGAAGCCCGGGAAGGGTGCGGCCCGATCCTCGCGTGCATCGGGCAGTGCGCCACCGAAGCGCGGCAAGGCCGCCGCGCCGACATCGAACAAACCGAGCGGCCGCAAGCCGAAGCAACCGAAAGGCAGGACATGAGCGAAAGTTGGATCGTCGGGATCAACCCGGTCGAGGGTGCGTTGAGCAACGACGCCGAGCGTGTGCGCGAGCTGCTGGTGGAAAACGGCCAGCGCAATCCGCGCGTGCAGGAGCTGGCCGAGCGCGCCAAGGCATTGAAGATTCCGGTGCATCATCGGCCGCGTGAGCAGCTCGAGAAGCTGGCTGGCGCCGCGCGGCACCAGGGCGTGGCGGCGCTTTACGAAGCGCCGCCGATGGCCAGTGAGCATGACCTGCCACGCCTGCTGGAACAGGCCGGTGGCGAAGCGCTGGTGCTGGTGCTCGATGGCGTGACCGATCCGCACAACCTCGGTGCCTGTCTGCGCAGTGCCGCCGCAGCGAACGTCACCGCAGTGATCGTGCCGAAGGACCGCGCGGTCGGCCTCACCCCGGTGGTCCGGCGTGCCTCGGCCGGCGGTGCCGACCGGGTGCCGCTGCTGGCGGTCACCAACCTGGCGCGGACCCTGCGCGAGCTGAAGGACGCGGGCGTCTGGATCACCGGCCTGGCTGGCGACACGACGCAGTCGGTCTATACCCTCGACCTGAAAGGTCCGGTGGCGCTGGTGCTGGGCAGCGAGGGCGAAGGCATGCGCCGGTTGACCCGCGAGACCTGCGATTTTGTGGCGAAGATTCCCATGCCCGGCTCGATGGAAAGCCTCAACGTTTCTGTCGCAGCCGGCGTCGTACTGTTCGAGGCCCTGCGGCAACGGAGCGCACAGCGATGACCTTCTTCTGGTACGACTGGGCCGGTTATGCCGGCGTGCTGCTGGTGCTGCTGGCGTATTTCCTGCTGCAGGCCCACAAGCTGCACGGCAACCGGCTGACCTACCAGCTGATGAATATCCTGGGCGCGCTGGGCGTGATGCTGTCCCTGCTGTTCGGCCGGTTCAACTGGCCCGCCTTCCTGATGCAGGTGGCCTGGCTGCTGATCGGCATCTACGGCGTCGCGCGTGGCATGCAGAAACGGCGCGAACTCAAGGAAAAGACGCCCGAATGATGGCGTAGGCCATCAGGCCGGAGCTGGCCTGATGGCACGATGAGACTGACCTGCAGGTTCAGCTTTCGCGATCGCCGAGGTTGGGCATGGGCATGCCCGGGTTGGCGGTCAGGTCGCGCTTGACGCGCTGCTTGTCCAGCGGCTCGCCCTTGACCTGGAACCAGACGTTCTCGGCGATGTTGGTGGCGTGGTCGCCGATGCGCTCGATGTTCTTGGCCATGAACAGCAGGTGCGTGCACGGCGTGATGTTACGCGGGTCTTCCATCATGTAGGTGAGCAGCTGGCGGAAGTAGCCGGTGTAGGCCTCGTCCAGGTCCGCATCGTCCTTCCATACCTCGTAGGCGCGGTCGGCATCGCCGTCACGGTAGGCGCCCAGCACCCCGCGTACTTCCTCGGCGGCCAGTTCGGCCAGGTGCGCCAGGCCGCCGGTCGGGGCGATCGGGGCGACCATCGACAGCGGGATCGAGCGCTTGGCCACGTTGGCGGCGTAATCGCCGATGCGCTCGATGTCGGCGGCGATGCGCAGCGCGGCGAACACGTTGCGCAGGTCGCTGGCCATGGGGGCGCGCAGCGCCAGCAGGCGCACCACGTCGTGGCTGATTTCCTGCTCGAGCTGGTCGATCGCGTCGTCGTTGTTCACGACGTGCTGGGCGGCCCGTCCGTCGCGACGTTCGACGACGTCGATCGCGGCTTCAAGCTGGCTGACTGCCAGTTCGCCCATGCGCACCAGTTCGCCGGTCAGGCGGGCCAGCTCGTCGTCGTAGCTCTTGATGATGTGGTCTTTGCCGGTATTCATGGGTGCCTCGTGATCTGCTCGGTGCGGGTGGCGCGGTTGCGTCAGCCGAAACGGCCGGTGATGTAGTCTTCGGTCTGCTTCTTGCCGGGCTTGGTGAAGAGGACCTCGGTCTTGGAGAATTCGATCAGCTCGCCCATGTACATGAAGGCCGTGTAGTCGGACACGCGCGCTGCCTGCTGCATGTTATGGGTGACGATCACGATGGTGTAGTCGTGCTTGAGCTCCTCGATCAGCTGCTCGATGCGGCCGGTGGCGATCGGGTCCAGCGCCGAGGCGGGCTCGTCCAGCAGCAGCACGGAAGGACGCAGCGCGATGGTGCGGGCTATGCACAGCCGCTGCTGCTGGCCGCCTGACAGACCCGAGCCGATCTGGTGCAGCTTGTCCTTGACCTCGTCCCACAGCGCCGCGCGGCGCAGGGCGCTCTCGACGCGATCGTTCATGTCAGCCTTGCCGAGCTTCTCGTACAGGCGGATGCCGAACGCGATGTTGTCGTAGATCGACATCGGGAACGGTGTCGGCTTCTGGAACACCATGCCGACGCGGGCGCGCAGCAGGTTCAGGTCCACGCCGGGGCCGAGGATGTCCTTCCCGTCGAGCAGCACCGAACCTTCGGCGCGCTGGTGCGGGTACAGGTCGTAGATGCGGTTCAGCACGCGCAGCAGGGTCGACTTGCCGCAGCCGGACGGTCCGATGAAGGCCGTGACCCGGTTGGTGTGCAGCGGCATCGATACGCCGTTGATCGCCTTGTAGTCGCCGTAGTAGAACGCGAGGTCGTCGATCTTGATCTTGACCTGCTCGGGGTTGATGGAACTGGCGCTCACCACGTTGTCGGCGGCTTCGGCAAGATTGGTACTGTCATTCATGGTCTTGGATTCCGGCGTGGGCGCTTAGTGGGTCTGGTTCGAGGTGAATTTCGACAGCGCCAGTCGTGCGAAGATGGTGATGAGCAGCACGAAGACGGTGATCAGCAATGCCGCGGCATAAGCCAGCGCATGCGCACTGTCGAAGGGCTCATTGATGAAGGACCAGATCACGTAGGTGAGGTAGGCGACCGGCTCCCGGGTCAGGTGCCCGTCCCACACGTAGTTGGACCAGTTGACGGTGTAGATCAGCGGCGCCGTCTCGCCCATGGAAATCGCCATGGCCAGCAGGATGCCGGTCATCACGCGGCTGAAGCACGAGCGCAGGATCACCCGCATCACCACCGTGGCATGACCGGCGCCCAGCGCATAGGCCGCTTCGCGCAGTTCCGGCGCCACGCCGCGCAGAGCCAGTTCAGTGGTGCGCAGGATATACGGGATGATCATCAGCGCCAGAGTGATGCAGCCGGCCAGCATCGAGAACTGCCAGCCCAGCCACGTCACCATGGTGATGT
This window of the Dyella sp. A6 genome carries:
- the pstB gene encoding phosphate ABC transporter ATP-binding protein PstB — protein: MNDSTNLAEAADNVVSASSINPEQVKIKIDDLAFYYGDYKAINGVSMPLHTNRVTAFIGPSGCGKSTLLRVLNRIYDLYPHQRAEGSVLLDGKDILGPGVDLNLLRARVGMVFQKPTPFPMSIYDNIAFGIRLYEKLGKADMNDRVESALRRAALWDEVKDKLHQIGSGLSGGQQQRLCIARTIALRPSVLLLDEPASALDPIATGRIEQLIEELKHDYTIVIVTHNMQQAARVSDYTAFMYMGELIEFSKTEVLFTKPGKKQTEDYITGRFG
- a CDS encoding CBU_0592 family membrane protein; amino-acid sequence: MTFFWYDWAGYAGVLLVLLAYFLLQAHKLHGNRLTYQLMNILGALGVMLSLLFGRFNWPAFLMQVAWLLIGIYGVARGMQKRRELKEKTPE
- a CDS encoding HAD family hydrolase — translated: MPTSPHTLASARHWVFDLDGTLTVAVHDFAAIRRALAIRDDEDILAHIAALPAHEAEAKRAWLLEHERELAHASRPAAGAVNLVRALAARGCRLGILTRNLRELALISLQAIGLADCFRPADVLGREDASPKPDSAGLQRLAAGWAIEPGSLTMVGDYAYDLACARAVGARAILVNLPDNRWPELADWHFADCHGLAAALDGPSGQAN
- the rnr gene encoding ribonuclease R; this encodes MTRKTRQDSGVARTGKTPAGKPSKRNARKADKNNLRDPHAEREAQRYERPIPSREAILGLLEARGELLTEARIAEALELHDAYEVGALHKRLGAMVRDGQLLLGRRGGYAPAQKLDLIPGVVLANAEGYGFLRPDEGGDDLYLSPQQMRTVLHGDRVLASVVGLDRRGRRQGAIVEVLERRSPRLVGRVVTENGVTLVAPDDRRMHLDVMIPPGQTQDARAGQIVVAEITDPPTFHRGPLGRIVSVLGERLQPSLLVEMAIASYDLPHEWPKAVLDEAAQVEPQVTAAECEGRIDLRKLPLVTIDGADARDFDDAVYAEPKRGGGWRLVVAIADVSHYVRVDSALDREAYERSTSTYFPGFVVPMLPETLSNGICSLNPKVDRLCMVCDMQVGSDGDVVKSKFYAAVMRSHARLTYDKVWQVIGLDDADARHEVADVLPQLENLHALYKAMAAQRRRRGAIDFETPEVKFRLDQRGEVESAGATVRNDAHKLIEECMIAANVQAALFLEKKKIPALFRAHEPPPAEKYEDVQQFLREFKLRLPPLEDVTPGDFADVLRLVKDRPERELIQSVLLRAQSMAAYQPDNRGHFGLALTAYAHFTSPIRRYPDLLVHRAIRYAIGRGKPAGYTYSPTQMAAMAVHCSQRERRAEEAERDVDERFKCAWMAKHVGESFDGTVTGVTSFGLFVELDESKVSGLVHISQLSNDYYHFDPQRHLLKGERTGKQYRLGDHVRVQVLRASLEDRKIDFRLVAPRASAPAASDGRKAFDYAAAGERYSLPKRAGSRAADDRASPHGRRTGDNPSPDARAFRGGKSASPKPGKGAARSSRASGSAPPKRGKAAAPTSNKPSGRKPKQPKGRT
- the rlmB gene encoding 23S rRNA (guanosine(2251)-2'-O)-methyltransferase RlmB, which produces MSESWIVGINPVEGALSNDAERVRELLVENGQRNPRVQELAERAKALKIPVHHRPREQLEKLAGAARHQGVAALYEAPPMASEHDLPRLLEQAGGEALVLVLDGVTDPHNLGACLRSAAAANVTAVIVPKDRAVGLTPVVRRASAGGADRVPLLAVTNLARTLRELKDAGVWITGLAGDTTQSVYTLDLKGPVALVLGSEGEGMRRLTRETCDFVAKIPMPGSMESLNVSVAAGVVLFEALRQRSAQR
- a CDS encoding VOC family protein, which encodes MMRIGEIDHVVLRAIDIRAMQRFYCEVLGCREERRQDGIGLVQLRAGASLIDLVDVGGKLGRYGGAAPGREGHNMDHLCLRVEDYDEAAILAHLRAHGVRIGETGSRYGARGEGPSIYCYDPQGNMVELKGPAQFA
- the pstA gene encoding phosphate ABC transporter permease PstA, which codes for MSTLSPTASSAPTTNLALYRRRRLYNLIGWTVFGLFFALLAFALLDIVGTVLKRGWPALSLELFTKPTNGVSGGLLNAIIGTFALTVGSLILAAPVGVFSGIFVSEYQSSPFARVIRYLSDVMVGVPSIVFGLFGYITMVTWLGWQFSMLAGCITLALMIIPYILRTTELALRGVAPELREAAYALGAGHATVVMRVILRSCFSRVMTGILLAMAISMGETAPLIYTVNWSNYVWDGHLTREPVAYLTYVIWSFINEPFDSAHALAYAAALLITVFVLLITIFARLALSKFTSNQTH
- the phoU gene encoding phosphate signaling complex protein PhoU encodes the protein MNTGKDHIIKSYDDELARLTGELVRMGELAVSQLEAAIDVVERRDGRAAQHVVNNDDAIDQLEQEISHDVVRLLALRAPMASDLRNVFAALRIAADIERIGDYAANVAKRSIPLSMVAPIAPTGGLAHLAELAAEEVRGVLGAYRDGDADRAYEVWKDDADLDEAYTGYFRQLLTYMMEDPRNITPCTHLLFMAKNIERIGDHATNIAENVWFQVKGEPLDKQRVKRDLTANPGMPMPNLGDRES